CCTCAAAAATAGATAAACAAGTACTTTTTACTACTATGGACGAATTGTTGCCAGGATGGGACAAACAAAGGGTTTATCCCAATGACATAAAAAAATTCATCACTTGGTACAACATTTTGTTTGATGCTGGTTTTGATTTTATAAACGAAGAAAACGAGGACCAACAACAAACCCCTCTCTCCAATGAATCTAACCCCTAAACATCAGGCTTCATTAATTCTTGTCTCCAACACAGCCATAACTGAACAATATCACTTACTACAATTTCTAGTTCCCGATGGTGTCAACGAAATTCCACGCCCAGGTCAGTTCGTTCAAATCCGAGCAAAAGATAATGCTAAAGTTCTGTGGAGAAGGCCTTTTTCGGTTCATGATTATAACGATGATTTACATCTGATAGAAATACTGGTAAAAATTATTGGTGAGGGCACTCGTTCTATCGCTTCTTACAAGCCAGGTGATGAAGTAGATACGCTATTCTACCTTGGGAATTGGTTTGATCCACCTCAAGAAGGAGATCGGGTTTTATTTGTCGCAGGAGGTGTTGGAATAGCACCTCTACATTTTGCCATCAAATCGTGGAGCTCA
This window of the Bacteroidales bacterium genome carries:
- a CDS encoding dihydroorotate dehydrogenase electron transfer subunit — protein: MNLTPKHQASLILVSNTAITEQYHLLQFLVPDGVNEIPRPGQFVQIRAKDNAKVLWRRPFSVHDYNDDLHLIEILVKIIGEGTRSIASYKPGDEVDTLFYLGNWFDPPQEGDRVLFVAGGVGIAPLHFAIKSWSSPQVSLSLLYGVKTKREILRIDEIKNQLSQIEIMTDDGSFGKKGLLIEHPWLNSNKIEFNKIYACGPEPVLKWLVKRFKTIREIKVQVSLEHTMACGFGVCLGCIVKTTYGNLRTCIEGPVFNIHDLSYD